In the genome of Flavobacterium panacagri, one region contains:
- a CDS encoding DUF3857 domain-containing protein, whose product MKNLCCALFFLIFTSYSFAQKNDYSILKISDSLKDNANAVVRFDLTDISILSQRNMVIKTDRAVTVLNEKGARAVNAFESYNKRTSVKNIEATIYDAFGNEIKKIKKKDFKDVSAADGATLASDGRYIYLEYTPISYPYTVVYSSEIETSNTAFIPRWLPLDNYFVSVEKSVINVKYPNALGFRKKESQFSVFDIKKTDETDTKLSYSVKNILAHKPEDYSPAFSELYPKLTMSLEYFNLEGIDGNAKNWKEYGKWFSEKILTETIILPEETKSKIKALVGNESDPIKKAKIIYHYVQEKSRYVSIQLGIGGFKPMLAADVDRLGYGDCKALSNYTRALLDAVGVPSYYTELYGDNDLRDIDEDFFAIEGNHAVLCIPDKENYVFLECTSQYDPFGYQANFTDNRKVIVIKPEGGEIIRTKIYEPRSNAQISKGNYSLDENGVFSGVINISSEGSQYGRKQQIERFHPTEKEKHYKDYWSNINNLKLGRIAFTNDKENIRFTEDVQLTASNYGVISGNKMIFTVDAFNQNSENVKRVRNRKNPFQIQRGYSDTDEIEINLPTGFSIEFLPQNYELKGKFGEYKTEIIKNDSNKLIYKRSMFLNKGKYSNKEYDEYRLFMEQVSRNDNAKIILTKN is encoded by the coding sequence ATGAAAAACCTGTGTTGCGCATTATTTTTTTTAATTTTTACCTCTTATTCTTTTGCTCAAAAGAATGATTATTCTATTCTTAAAATTTCAGACAGCCTTAAAGATAATGCAAATGCTGTAGTAAGATTTGATTTAACCGATATCTCTATTTTATCACAAAGGAATATGGTTATTAAAACAGATCGTGCAGTAACAGTTCTAAACGAAAAAGGTGCACGTGCTGTAAATGCTTTCGAAAGTTATAATAAAAGAACTTCCGTTAAAAATATAGAAGCAACAATATATGATGCTTTTGGAAACGAAATCAAAAAGATCAAAAAGAAAGATTTTAAAGATGTAAGTGCTGCAGATGGTGCGACACTTGCTTCTGACGGCAGATATATCTATCTAGAATATACTCCAATATCATATCCTTACACAGTAGTTTATAGTAGCGAAATAGAGACCTCAAATACTGCATTTATTCCTCGCTGGCTTCCTTTGGATAATTATTTTGTAAGTGTGGAGAAAAGCGTTATAAATGTCAAATATCCTAATGCACTTGGATTTAGAAAAAAAGAATCTCAGTTTTCGGTTTTTGATATAAAAAAGACTGATGAAACAGATACAAAGCTTTCTTATTCTGTTAAAAATATTTTAGCTCACAAACCTGAAGATTATAGTCCAGCTTTTTCAGAACTATATCCAAAACTAACAATGAGCTTGGAATATTTTAATCTCGAAGGAATTGATGGAAATGCAAAAAATTGGAAAGAATACGGAAAATGGTTTTCAGAAAAAATATTAACAGAAACTATAATATTACCCGAAGAAACTAAAAGTAAAATAAAAGCACTTGTAGGAAATGAATCTGATCCTATAAAAAAGGCAAAAATTATCTATCATTATGTACAAGAAAAATCCAGATATGTAAGTATTCAATTAGGCATTGGCGGATTTAAACCTATGCTTGCTGCAGATGTCGATCGTTTAGGATATGGTGATTGTAAAGCATTATCAAATTATACAAGAGCACTTCTAGATGCTGTTGGAGTTCCATCATATTATACAGAATTATATGGTGATAATGACTTAAGAGATATTGATGAAGATTTCTTTGCAATAGAAGGAAATCATGCAGTTTTATGTATACCAGATAAAGAAAATTATGTTTTTTTAGAATGTACGAGTCAATATGATCCTTTTGGATATCAAGCTAATTTTACAGATAATAGAAAAGTTATCGTAATTAAACCCGAAGGAGGAGAAATAATTAGAACAAAAATATATGAACCAAGGAGTAATGCTCAGATTAGTAAAGGAAATTATTCTTTAGACGAAAATGGTGTTTTTTCTGGTGTAATAAATATTAGCTCTGAAGGATCTCAATATGGAAGAAAACAGCAAATAGAAAGATTTCATCCTACTGAAAAGGAAAAACATTACAAAGATTATTGGAGTAACATAAACAATTTAAAACTTGGTAGAATAGCTTTTACAAATGATAAGGAGAATATCCGTTTTACAGAAGATGTTCAATTAACAGCATCAAATTATGGAGTGATATCAGGAAATAAAATGATTTTTACTGTGGATGCTTTTAATCAAAATTCTGAAAATGTAAAGAGAGTCAGAAATCGTAAAAATCCATTTCAAATCCAGCGTGGTTATTCAGATACAGATGAAATAGAAATAAATCTTCCAACGGGTTTCAGTATTGAATTTTTACCTCAAAATTATGAGCTTAAAGGAAAATTTGGTGAATACAAAACTGAAATCATCAAAAACGACTCAAACAAGCTTATCTATAAAAGATCGATGTTTCTAAATAAAGGGAAATATTCAAACAAAGAATACGATGAATATCGTTTGTTTATGGAACAAGTTTCAAGAAATGATAATGCCAAAATAATATTGACCAAAAATTAA
- a CDS encoding prephenate dehydrogenase, whose product MKVYVIGIGLIGGSMVLDIKGRYPDATILGIDSNEEHLQQAIDLGVIDEAGSFEDLQKADFVIVSVPVDVALTVLPKVLDAVGDKTIVFEVGSTKKPICEAVASHPKRRNFIATHPIAGTEFSGPSAAIRGLFQGKTNIICEVEKTAFKLQEKALNLFTSIGMRIRYMDPTSHDKHIAYVSHLSHISSFMLGKTVMNKEKDEQDIFDMAGSGFESTVRLAKSSPAMWTPIFKQNKEHVLETLEAYIANLSRFRDLLKEEDYNAIFEEMESTNKIKEILNGLTIKK is encoded by the coding sequence ATGAAAGTATACGTAATAGGAATAGGGTTAATTGGCGGTTCGATGGTGTTAGACATCAAAGGACGTTATCCTGATGCGACTATTTTAGGAATCGACAGTAACGAAGAGCATTTGCAGCAGGCAATTGATTTAGGTGTTATTGACGAAGCGGGAAGTTTTGAGGATCTTCAAAAAGCCGATTTTGTAATTGTTTCGGTTCCCGTAGATGTAGCGCTGACGGTTTTACCTAAAGTTTTGGACGCAGTAGGAGATAAAACAATTGTTTTTGAAGTTGGATCGACGAAAAAGCCAATTTGTGAAGCGGTAGCAAGCCACCCGAAAAGAAGAAATTTTATCGCCACGCATCCAATTGCTGGGACAGAGTTTTCTGGGCCTTCGGCAGCAATAAGAGGTTTGTTTCAAGGAAAAACAAACATTATCTGTGAAGTCGAAAAGACGGCTTTTAAATTACAGGAAAAAGCCTTGAATCTTTTCACTTCAATAGGAATGAGAATTCGATATATGGATCCGACTTCGCATGACAAACACATTGCTTACGTTTCGCATTTATCGCACATCAGTTCGTTTATGCTTGGGAAAACAGTAATGAATAAAGAAAAGGACGAACAAGATATTTTTGATATGGCGGGTAGTGGATTTGAAAGCACTGTTCGTTTAGCAAAAAGTTCACCGGCGATGTGGACACCCATTTTTAAGCAGAATAAAGAACATGTTCTAGAAACTTTAGAAGCTTATATTGCAAACCTCAGTCGGTTTAGGGATCTGCTGAAAGAAGAAGATTACAACGCCATTTTTGAAGAAATGGAAAGCACAAATAAAATAAAAGAGATATTAAACGGATTAACAATTAAAAAGTAA
- a CDS encoding DUF1501 domain-containing protein translates to MNRRNFLTLTGTFTGGLLVLPEFLHAFGSQNNLVVGEQCVVFVQLNGGNDGLNTFIPYDDPLYYDLRTKIALNKDLVVGKNKGMAFHPSLKDFAQMQQNGDLTVIQNVGYPEPIRSHFRSQEIWQTATDSNKYINEGWLGRFLDLQCNGHQATAGINLDSIDNLALKGVEPNFITVKDPDRFKVKSKEENVTLSKNPHLDFVRKIANSVTEGSDEIQKALAKSKTEISYPKTELSKNLEWIARLIKGNLNSKVYYTSLNGFDTHDNQLYIHERKLTDLNDALFSFYSDLKEAQLLQNVTVVVFSEFGRRVKDNGNGTDHGTAAPMFIIGGNNKGTILGKNPNLADLDNGDLKYEIDFRSVYASLLKEKMNFDYAKIGIMNKPVSGLF, encoded by the coding sequence ATGAACAGAAGAAACTTTCTAACATTGACAGGAACTTTCACAGGCGGACTGCTTGTGCTTCCTGAATTTTTACACGCTTTTGGTTCTCAAAACAATTTGGTTGTGGGAGAACAATGTGTCGTTTTTGTTCAGTTGAATGGCGGAAATGATGGTTTAAATACTTTCATTCCGTACGATGATCCGTTATATTATGATTTACGAACGAAGATTGCTTTAAATAAAGATTTAGTTGTTGGAAAGAATAAAGGAATGGCATTTCATCCTTCGTTGAAAGATTTTGCTCAAATGCAGCAAAATGGCGATTTAACCGTAATTCAAAATGTCGGTTATCCAGAACCAATTCGTTCGCATTTTAGAAGTCAGGAAATTTGGCAGACGGCAACCGATTCTAATAAATATATAAACGAAGGCTGGCTTGGAAGATTTTTAGATCTGCAATGCAACGGACATCAGGCAACAGCGGGAATAAATTTAGATTCGATTGATAATTTGGCTTTAAAAGGAGTTGAACCAAATTTTATAACCGTAAAAGATCCGGATCGATTTAAAGTAAAATCAAAAGAAGAAAATGTGACTTTATCTAAAAATCCGCATTTAGATTTTGTTCGAAAAATTGCTAATTCCGTTACAGAAGGTTCAGATGAAATCCAAAAAGCATTAGCAAAATCCAAAACAGAAATCAGTTATCCCAAAACAGAGTTATCGAAAAACCTGGAATGGATTGCACGTTTAATAAAAGGAAACCTAAACTCAAAAGTATATTATACGTCTCTTAACGGATTTGATACACACGATAATCAGCTTTACATTCACGAAAGAAAACTAACCGATTTAAATGATGCTTTATTTAGTTTCTATTCTGATTTAAAAGAAGCTCAATTATTGCAAAATGTTACAGTTGTGGTTTTCTCCGAATTCGGAAGACGAGTAAAAGATAACGGAAATGGAACAGATCACGGAACTGCAGCGCCAATGTTTATAATTGGTGGAAATAACAAAGGCACAATTTTAGGCAAAAATCCAAATCTGGCCGACTTAGATAATGGCGATTTAAAATATGAAATAGATTTCAGAAGTGTGTATGCATCTTTATTAAAAGAAAAAATGAATTTTGATTATGCTAAGATCGGGATTATGAATAAACCGGTTTCAGGATTATTTTAA
- a CDS encoding bifunctional 3-deoxy-7-phosphoheptulonate synthase/chorismate mutase type II, with translation MENKKEMRKWLEDFNLNHPLVIAGPCSAETEDQVLKIAHELKDSKVSVFRAGIWKPRTRPGGFEGIGEIGLKWLQKAKAETGLLMGTEVATAAHCKLALEYDIDVLWVGARTTANPFAVQEIADTLKGTDKIVLVKNPVNPDLALWLGGVERLHMAGIEKLGVIHRGFSTYEKTKYRNIPEWQIAIELQNKFPDLPLIIDPSHITGDRKMIFEVTQEALDLNYDGMIIETHIDPDNAWSDAAQQVTPDALKQIIKDLTIRKTDDTTDEYSQKMKKLRANIDVLDANLLELLGKRMKVADEIGQVKKDANVAILQNNRWNEILGKMILEGEKKGLTEEFVLRMFKAIHQESIGHQEKIFNA, from the coding sequence ATGGAAAATAAGAAAGAAATGAGAAAGTGGTTAGAAGATTTCAATTTAAATCACCCACTTGTGATAGCTGGACCTTGTAGTGCAGAAACTGAAGATCAGGTTTTGAAAATTGCTCACGAATTGAAAGATTCAAAAGTAAGTGTTTTCAGAGCTGGAATCTGGAAACCAAGAACTCGTCCAGGAGGATTTGAGGGTATTGGAGAAATCGGATTAAAATGGTTACAAAAAGCAAAAGCTGAAACTGGTTTATTAATGGGAACTGAAGTAGCAACTGCAGCGCACTGTAAATTAGCTTTAGAATACGATATCGATGTTTTATGGGTTGGAGCACGTACAACGGCAAATCCTTTCGCAGTTCAGGAAATTGCAGATACTTTAAAAGGAACTGATAAAATTGTTTTGGTTAAAAACCCAGTAAACCCAGATTTAGCTTTATGGTTAGGTGGTGTTGAGCGTTTACACATGGCTGGAATCGAGAAATTAGGAGTTATCCACAGAGGTTTCTCTACTTACGAAAAAACAAAATACAGAAACATTCCAGAATGGCAGATTGCTATCGAATTGCAAAATAAATTCCCTGATTTACCATTAATCATTGATCCATCTCACATTACTGGAGATCGTAAAATGATTTTCGAAGTAACGCAAGAAGCTTTAGACTTGAACTATGATGGTATGATCATCGAAACGCACATCGATCCAGACAACGCTTGGTCTGATGCAGCGCAGCAAGTTACTCCAGATGCTTTGAAACAAATCATCAAAGATTTGACTATCAGAAAAACGGATGATACTACAGATGAGTACAGCCAAAAAATGAAAAAATTAAGAGCTAACATCGACGTATTGGATGCTAACTTATTAGAGTTATTAGGAAAACGTATGAAAGTAGCTGACGAAATTGGTCAGGTGAAAAAAGACGCTAATGTTGCGATTCTTCAAAATAACCGTTGGAACGAAATCTTAGGAAAAATGATTTTAGAAGGAGAGAAAAAAGGTCTTACTGAAGAATTCGTTTTAAGAATGTTCAAAGCAATTCACCAAGAAAGTATTGGTCACCAAGAGAAAATTTTCAACGCATAA
- the rsgA gene encoding ribosome small subunit-dependent GTPase A, with protein sequence MTGTVYKSTGSWYTVKSENGDFVECRMKGKFRIKGIKSTNPIAVGDIVDYELEETSDAITGTIHKIHERKNYIVRKSVNLSKQIHIIASNIDQVFLLVTIDNPPTTTSFIDRFLVTAEAYGIEAILIFNKIDTLNDQTLDDQLYLQHIYQEIGYKCLRISSTENKGVDQLKEMMIGKVSMFSGHSGVGKSTLVNAMEPSLHLKTSVISEQSKQGQHTTTFAEMYDLSFDARIIDTPGIKGFGIVDMEPSEISGYFPEFFRLKDQCKFNNCLHKEEPHCAIKAALEKDEIAWSRYNSYLKILEGDEEHYRTDTYGEDRAASDETRK encoded by the coding sequence ATGACAGGAACCGTATATAAATCTACAGGAAGCTGGTATACCGTAAAATCTGAAAATGGAGATTTTGTGGAATGCCGTATGAAAGGGAAATTTAGAATAAAAGGAATTAAAAGTACCAATCCTATTGCTGTAGGCGATATTGTGGATTATGAATTAGAGGAAACTTCAGATGCCATTACGGGTACGATTCATAAGATTCACGAAAGAAAAAATTATATCGTTCGTAAATCGGTTAACTTGTCTAAACAGATTCATATTATTGCTTCTAATATTGATCAGGTCTTTTTATTGGTTACGATTGACAATCCGCCAACGACGACAAGCTTCATTGATCGTTTTTTGGTTACTGCAGAAGCGTACGGGATTGAAGCTATTCTTATTTTTAATAAAATTGATACACTAAACGATCAGACTTTAGACGATCAATTGTATCTCCAGCATATTTATCAGGAAATTGGATATAAATGTCTCCGAATTTCATCAACAGAAAATAAAGGTGTTGACCAACTGAAAGAAATGATGATTGGCAAAGTAAGCATGTTTTCTGGACATTCGGGAGTTGGAAAATCAACTTTGGTAAATGCTATGGAGCCAAGTCTTCATTTAAAAACTTCTGTCATTTCAGAACAAAGCAAACAAGGACAACACACCACAACTTTTGCAGAAATGTATGATTTGTCTTTTGATGCTAGAATTATCGATACACCTGGAATCAAAGGTTTCGGAATCGTAGATATGGAACCATCAGAAATCAGTGGTTATTTTCCAGAGTTTTTCAGATTGAAAGATCAATGTAAGTTTAACAATTGTTTGCATAAAGAAGAACCACACTGCGCCATAAAAGCGGCTTTAGAAAAAGATGAAATTGCTTGGTCTCGTTACAATAGTTATCTGAAAATTTTGGAAGGAGATGAAGAGCATTACCGCACAGATACTTATGGTGAAGATCGTGCAGCTAGTGATGAAACAAGAAAGTAA
- a CDS encoding pyridoxal phosphate-dependent aminotransferase, with amino-acid sequence MITTAKRLDTVEEYYFSSKLREVRQLMSEGKSIINMGIGSPDLSPSKAVIEAVAAAIQDENGHGYQSYQGLPEMRQAMADFYRDQFGVEVNPNNEILPLMGSKEGIMHISLAFLNEGDHVLIPNPGYPTYTSVTNLVQAVPVYYDLKEENGWEPDFEALEKLDLSKVKIMWLGYPHMPTGARGSLALFEKLVAFAKKHNILLINDNPYSFVLNDNPMSLLQVEGAKDVALELNSLSKTFNMAGWRVGMVLGNAEIIDAVLKVKSNMDSGMYYGIQKGAIAALKCDKSWFEDQNKIYRRRRELTEKLAEKLNCKVYKEGVGLFVWAKLPEGIESAEKFIDEILYEKHIFITPGTIFGSNGEGYIRFSLCVKEEKVQEAIDRF; translated from the coding sequence ATGATTACAACAGCAAAACGATTAGATACAGTTGAAGAATACTACTTCTCCTCAAAATTGAGAGAAGTTCGTCAGTTGATGTCTGAAGGAAAATCGATCATCAATATGGGAATTGGAAGCCCTGATTTGAGTCCGTCAAAAGCAGTAATTGAAGCAGTCGCTGCGGCAATTCAAGATGAAAACGGGCATGGTTATCAAAGCTATCAGGGATTGCCAGAAATGAGGCAGGCGATGGCAGATTTTTATCGTGATCAGTTTGGTGTTGAAGTGAATCCGAATAATGAAATTTTGCCTTTGATGGGGTCGAAAGAAGGAATTATGCACATTTCATTGGCATTTTTAAATGAAGGCGATCATGTTTTAATTCCGAATCCAGGTTATCCAACTTATACTTCGGTAACCAATTTGGTTCAAGCAGTTCCGGTTTATTATGATTTGAAAGAAGAAAACGGATGGGAACCAGATTTCGAAGCTTTAGAAAAATTGGATCTTTCGAAAGTAAAAATTATGTGGCTTGGTTATCCGCACATGCCGACAGGAGCTAGAGGAAGTTTAGCGTTATTTGAAAAATTGGTTGCCTTTGCTAAAAAACACAATATATTATTAATCAATGACAATCCGTATAGTTTTGTTTTGAATGATAATCCGATGAGTTTATTGCAGGTTGAAGGAGCAAAAGATGTGGCTTTAGAATTAAATTCATTGAGTAAAACGTTCAACATGGCAGGCTGGAGAGTCGGGATGGTTTTAGGAAATGCTGAAATTATCGATGCAGTTCTAAAAGTAAAAAGTAACATGGACAGCGGGATGTATTACGGAATCCAGAAAGGTGCCATCGCAGCATTAAAATGTGATAAGTCTTGGTTCGAAGATCAAAACAAAATTTACAGACGCCGTAGAGAATTAACAGAGAAATTAGCTGAAAAGTTAAACTGTAAAGTGTATAAAGAAGGAGTCGGGCTTTTTGTTTGGGCAAAATTGCCAGAAGGAATCGAATCAGCAGAGAAGTTCATTGACGAAATATTATATGAGAAACATATTTTCATCACGCCGGGAACCATTTTTGGAAGCAATGGTGAAGGTTACATCAGATTCTCATTGTGTGTAAAAGAAGAAAAAGTACAAGAAGCAATCGATAGATTTTAG
- the dtd gene encoding D-aminoacyl-tRNA deacylase: MKVVIQRVSEASVTVDGQKTADIQKGLLVLVGIEETDTQEDIDWLAGKIIKMRIFGDENDVMNCSVQDIDGDIIVVSQFTLHASTKKGNRPSYIKAAKPDFAIPMYENFVKTLEKEFNKKIQTGIFGADMKVNLLNDGPVTILMDSKNKE, encoded by the coding sequence ATGAAAGTAGTTATCCAAAGAGTTTCAGAAGCATCAGTAACAGTCGATGGTCAAAAAACAGCCGATATTCAAAAAGGTTTATTAGTTTTAGTCGGAATAGAAGAAACCGATACTCAAGAAGATATTGATTGGCTTGCCGGAAAAATTATTAAGATGAGAATCTTTGGAGACGAAAATGATGTCATGAACTGCTCGGTTCAGGATATTGACGGAGATATTATTGTTGTAAGCCAATTTACACTTCACGCTTCAACAAAAAAAGGAAACCGCCCATCTTATATAAAAGCGGCTAAACCAGACTTCGCAATTCCAATGTATGAGAACTTTGTCAAAACATTGGAAAAAGAATTTAATAAAAAAATACAAACTGGAATTTTTGGTGCAGATATGAAAGTAAATCTCCTAAATGATGGTCCTGTCACGATTTTAATGGACAGTAAAAACAAGGAGTAA
- a CDS encoding DUF1800 domain-containing protein, which produces MKKSSLWSLRLGFSGKQTSKIEKLGLEKFLKQSYNSKFDTTLPDFLQDQPKTTLELKQVREIIKTSDAETKKEIQKKENQATAEFKKWWIAKMRNDEFPLRENMVCFWHNHFVSTSQKVKINYWIYQHNMILRENAFGNFKELTRQILKSNAMVRYLDNGDNKKGKVNENLSRELLELFTIGIGNYTENDIKNGAKALAGLNIGDEGAVYRKNIEDNSDKTYFGKTGNWKADDLVDIIFEQKNIPYLITRKILKWFVYDNPPEDLVVYYGDYFRKQKFEIEPLLTKIFTEEFKKENSGNKIKNPLVYILQLCEELQIQNVDDAAIMAFVKQQGMDLYNQVNVKGWDGGNSWLTSQIYLQRNNTADLLCSGKSLNRRVLKTMMNGVEKEKSEYEKVAVKVNFDSEGNNKTIISELSDRLLFTVSDSAQKDMENLLKYDFDPKDPHADFAVVRLFNYITKLPEYQLI; this is translated from the coding sequence ATGAAAAAAAGCAGTCTTTGGTCCTTACGATTAGGTTTTTCAGGAAAACAAACTTCAAAAATTGAAAAACTCGGCTTAGAAAAATTTCTAAAGCAATCTTATAATTCAAAATTTGATACAACACTTCCAGACTTTCTGCAAGATCAGCCTAAAACTACTTTAGAGTTGAAACAAGTTCGGGAAATCATCAAAACTTCAGATGCCGAAACCAAAAAGGAAATTCAGAAAAAAGAAAATCAAGCAACTGCCGAATTCAAAAAATGGTGGATTGCTAAAATGCGAAATGATGAATTTCCATTGCGTGAAAATATGGTTTGTTTCTGGCACAATCATTTTGTTTCGACTTCACAAAAAGTGAAAATCAATTACTGGATTTACCAGCACAATATGATTTTGCGCGAAAATGCTTTTGGCAATTTTAAAGAATTAACCAGACAGATTCTGAAATCGAATGCAATGGTTCGATATTTAGACAATGGCGATAACAAAAAAGGGAAAGTCAACGAAAACTTAAGCCGTGAATTACTGGAACTATTCACAATCGGAATTGGAAATTATACAGAAAATGATATTAAAAATGGTGCAAAAGCTTTGGCTGGATTGAATATTGGCGATGAAGGTGCTGTTTACAGAAAAAATATCGAAGACAACAGCGATAAAACTTACTTCGGAAAAACTGGAAACTGGAAAGCAGATGATTTAGTAGATATTATTTTCGAACAAAAAAACATTCCATATCTCATTACAAGAAAAATTCTGAAATGGTTTGTCTATGATAATCCGCCCGAAGATCTGGTAGTGTATTATGGCGATTATTTTCGAAAGCAAAAGTTTGAAATTGAACCTTTATTGACTAAAATCTTTACTGAAGAATTTAAAAAAGAAAATTCTGGAAATAAAATCAAAAATCCACTGGTTTATATTTTACAGCTTTGTGAGGAATTGCAGATACAGAATGTTGATGACGCAGCGATTATGGCATTTGTAAAACAGCAGGGAATGGATTTGTATAATCAGGTTAATGTAAAAGGTTGGGATGGCGGAAATTCCTGGTTGACTTCACAGATTTATCTTCAAAGAAATAATACGGCCGATTTATTGTGCAGTGGTAAAAGCCTAAATAGAAGAGTTTTGAAAACGATGATGAACGGAGTTGAAAAAGAAAAATCGGAATATGAAAAAGTTGCGGTAAAAGTCAATTTTGATTCAGAAGGAAATAACAAAACCATCATTTCTGAATTGTCAGACCGATTATTATTTACTGTCAGCGATTCGGCTCAGAAAGACATGGAGAATCTTTTGAAATACGATTTTGATCCCAAAGATCCACACGCTGATTTTGCCGTGGTCAGACTTTTTAATTACATCACAAAACTTCCGGAATATCAATTAATCTAA
- a CDS encoding prephenate dehydratase produces the protein MTTKIAIQGIKGSFHHQVVKEYFSENVDIDECLSFEELIDSLIAGKSDQAVMAIENSIAGPIIPNYALIDKNNLHIIGEHYLNIQQNLMALKGQKIEDIKEVHSHPMALLQCMDFLKQYPNIKLIEDKDTAETARRIQEKQLTGIAAIASVTASEMYDLDIIASSIQTIKNNMTRFVIIKKQNSFLPESEINRASIKFELDHKRGSLAAVLNVMSDCKLNLTKIQSLPKIETPWKYSFFVDVTFEKYEDFAKAKALLNIMAEYFKVLGEYKNTRP, from the coding sequence ATGACAACGAAAATTGCAATACAAGGTATTAAAGGATCATTTCATCATCAGGTTGTAAAGGAGTATTTCTCTGAAAATGTGGATATTGATGAATGTTTGTCTTTTGAAGAATTGATCGACAGCCTTATTGCCGGAAAATCTGATCAGGCCGTAATGGCGATCGAAAATTCAATTGCAGGGCCTATTATTCCGAATTATGCTTTGATTGACAAGAATAATTTACACATAATTGGAGAGCATTATTTAAACATTCAGCAGAATTTAATGGCTTTAAAAGGCCAGAAAATTGAAGACATAAAGGAAGTTCATTCACACCCAATGGCACTTTTGCAGTGTATGGATTTTTTGAAACAATATCCAAATATCAAATTGATTGAGGATAAAGATACAGCCGAAACGGCAAGAAGAATTCAGGAAAAACAATTAACCGGGATTGCAGCAATTGCAAGTGTAACAGCTTCTGAAATGTACGATCTTGATATTATCGCGTCATCGATTCAAACGATTAAAAACAATATGACACGTTTCGTGATTATCAAAAAGCAAAATTCATTTTTGCCGGAAAGCGAAATTAATAGAGCGTCTATTAAGTTTGAATTAGATCACAAAAGAGGAAGTTTAGCAGCAGTTTTGAATGTAATGAGTGATTGCAAATTGAATTTGACAAAAATCCAGTCGCTTCCAAAAATTGAAACACCTTGGAAATATTCATTCTTCGTAGACGTGACATTCGAGAAATACGAAGATTTTGCAAAAGCCAAAGCATTATTAAATATCATGGCAGAGTATTTTAAAGTATTGGGAGAATATAAAAATACCAGACCATAA